A DNA window from Doryrhamphus excisus isolate RoL2022-K1 chromosome 2, RoL_Dexc_1.0, whole genome shotgun sequence contains the following coding sequences:
- the glrbb gene encoding glycine receptor, beta b isoform X2 — MGVKKLVVFLLVLCVCIQGASAKEKGTKKGKKKGKQVYCPSQLSSEDLARVPANSTSNILNRLLISYDPRIRPNFKGIPVEDRVNIFINSFGSIQETTMDYRVNIFLRQRWNDPRLKLPQDFKSDSLTVDPKMFKCLWKPDLFFANEKSANFHDVTQENILLFIFRNGDVLISMRLSVTLSCPLDLTLFPMDTQRCKMQLESFGYTTDDLQFMWQTGDPVQMDAIALPQFDIRQEDIDYGNCTKFYAGTGYYTCVEVIFTLRRQVGFYMMGVYAPTLLIVVLSWLSFWINPDASAARVPLGILSVLSLSSECTSLASELPKVSYVKAIDIWLIACLLFGFASLVEYAVVQVMLNSPKRIEAEKAKIASKEKAMGKSATAAATTVTTTTTTTTTATARNNTVNGTGGTPLHVAETRCKKVCTSKSDLRTNDFSIVGSLPRDFELSNFDCYGKPIETSGGAGKSQAKNNKKPPPPKPVIPSAAKRVDLYARALFPFSFLFFNVIYWSIYL, encoded by the exons ATGGGCGTCAAGAAGCTTGTCGTCTTCCTGCTGGTCCTCTGCGTCTGCATCCAGGGAGCGTCTGCCAAAGAAAAGGGAACCAAGAAGGGGAAAAAGAAAGGGAAGCAGGTTTATTGCCCATC GCAGCTGTCATCCGAGGATCTGGCCCGAGTCCCTGCCAATTCCACCAGTAACATCTTGAACAGGTTACTGATCAGCTATGATCCCAGAATACGACCCAACTTCAAAG GAATACCAGTGGAAGACCGGGTGAACATTTTCATCAACAGCTTTGGTTCCATCCAGGAGACGACCATG GACTACAGAGTCAACATCTTCCTGCGACAGCGCTGGAATGACCCCAGGCTCAAGCTGCCACAGGACTTCAAGTCCGACTCGCTCACTGTCGACCCCAAGATGTTCAAGTGTCTCTGGAAGCCCGACCTGTTCTTCGCCAACGAAAAGAGCGCCAACTTCCACGATGTCACGCAGGAGAACATTCTCCTCTTCATCTTCCGGAACGGCGACGTGCTCATCAGTATGAG GTTGTCTGTCACCCTCTCTTGTCCACTGGACCTGACGTTGTTCCCCATGGACACCCAGAGGTGCAAAATGCAACTTGAAAGCT TCGGCTACACCACAGACGACTTGCAGTTCATGTGGCAGACGGGAGATCCCGTACAGATGGACGCCATCGCTCTGCCCCAGTTTGACATCCGACAAGAAGACATCGATTACGGCAACTGCACCAAATTCTACGCAGGAACAG GCTACTACACTTGCGTGGAGGTTATCTTCACCCTGAGGCGACAGGTCGGCTTCTACATGATGGGCGTCTACGCGCCCACACTCCTCATCGTAGTCCTCTCCTGGCTGTCCTTCTGGATCAACCCTGACGCCAGCGCTGCCAGAGTCCCTTTGG GCATCCTGTCCGTGCTCTCGCTGTCCTCTGAGTGCACCTCGCTGGCGTCGGAGCTGCCCAAGGTCTCCTACGTGAAGGCCATTGACATCTGGCTCATCGCCTGCCTGCTGTTTGGCTTTGCCTCGCTAGTGGAGTACGCCGTGGTCCAAGTGATGCTCAACAGCCCCAAGCGCATCGAGGCTGAGAAGGCCAAGATAGCGTCCAAGGAGAAGGCCATGGGAAAGAGCGCCACTGCTGCTGCCACCAccgtcaccaccaccaccaccaccaccaccaccgctacCGCCAGGAACAATACAGTCAATGGGACCGGAGGGACGCCACTCCAT GTGGCCGAGACACGCTGCAAGAAGGTGTGCACCTCCAAGTCGGACCTGCGCACCAACGACTTCAGCATCGTGGGCTCGCTCCCGCGGGACTTTGAGCTGTCGAACTTTGACTGCTACGGGAAGCCCATCGAGACAAGCGGCGGCGCGGGAAAATCACAAGCCAAGAACAACAAGAAACCCCCTCCCCCGAAACCTGTCATCCCGTCGGCCGCCAAGAGGGTCGACTTGTACGCGCGAGCTCTCTTCCCCTTCTCCTTTCTCTTCTTCAACGTCATCTACTGGTCTATTTACTTGTGA
- the glrbb gene encoding glycine receptor, beta b isoform X1: MGVKKLVVFLLVLCVCIQGASAKEKGTKKGKKKGKQVYCPSQLSSEDLARVPANSTSNILNRLLISYDPRIRPNFKGIPVEDRVNIFINSFGSIQETTMDYRVNIFLRQRWNDPRLKLPQDFKSDSLTVDPKMFKCLWKPDLFFANEKSANFHDVTQENILLFIFRNGDVLISMRLSVTLSCPLDLTLFPMDTQRCKMQLESFGYTTDDLQFMWQTGDPVQMDAIALPQFDIRQEDIDYGNCTKFYAGTGYYTCVEVIFTLRRQVGFYMMGVYAPTLLIVVLSWLSFWINPDASAARVPLGILSVLSLSSECTSLASELPKVSYVKAIDIWLIACLLFGFASLVEYAVVQVMLNSPKRIEAEKAKIASKEKAMGKSATAAATTVTTTTTTTTTATARNNTVNGTGGTPLHVSTLHVAETRCKKVCTSKSDLRTNDFSIVGSLPRDFELSNFDCYGKPIETSGGAGKSQAKNNKKPPPPKPVIPSAAKRVDLYARALFPFSFLFFNVIYWSIYL, from the exons ATGGGCGTCAAGAAGCTTGTCGTCTTCCTGCTGGTCCTCTGCGTCTGCATCCAGGGAGCGTCTGCCAAAGAAAAGGGAACCAAGAAGGGGAAAAAGAAAGGGAAGCAGGTTTATTGCCCATC GCAGCTGTCATCCGAGGATCTGGCCCGAGTCCCTGCCAATTCCACCAGTAACATCTTGAACAGGTTACTGATCAGCTATGATCCCAGAATACGACCCAACTTCAAAG GAATACCAGTGGAAGACCGGGTGAACATTTTCATCAACAGCTTTGGTTCCATCCAGGAGACGACCATG GACTACAGAGTCAACATCTTCCTGCGACAGCGCTGGAATGACCCCAGGCTCAAGCTGCCACAGGACTTCAAGTCCGACTCGCTCACTGTCGACCCCAAGATGTTCAAGTGTCTCTGGAAGCCCGACCTGTTCTTCGCCAACGAAAAGAGCGCCAACTTCCACGATGTCACGCAGGAGAACATTCTCCTCTTCATCTTCCGGAACGGCGACGTGCTCATCAGTATGAG GTTGTCTGTCACCCTCTCTTGTCCACTGGACCTGACGTTGTTCCCCATGGACACCCAGAGGTGCAAAATGCAACTTGAAAGCT TCGGCTACACCACAGACGACTTGCAGTTCATGTGGCAGACGGGAGATCCCGTACAGATGGACGCCATCGCTCTGCCCCAGTTTGACATCCGACAAGAAGACATCGATTACGGCAACTGCACCAAATTCTACGCAGGAACAG GCTACTACACTTGCGTGGAGGTTATCTTCACCCTGAGGCGACAGGTCGGCTTCTACATGATGGGCGTCTACGCGCCCACACTCCTCATCGTAGTCCTCTCCTGGCTGTCCTTCTGGATCAACCCTGACGCCAGCGCTGCCAGAGTCCCTTTGG GCATCCTGTCCGTGCTCTCGCTGTCCTCTGAGTGCACCTCGCTGGCGTCGGAGCTGCCCAAGGTCTCCTACGTGAAGGCCATTGACATCTGGCTCATCGCCTGCCTGCTGTTTGGCTTTGCCTCGCTAGTGGAGTACGCCGTGGTCCAAGTGATGCTCAACAGCCCCAAGCGCATCGAGGCTGAGAAGGCCAAGATAGCGTCCAAGGAGAAGGCCATGGGAAAGAGCGCCACTGCTGCTGCCACCAccgtcaccaccaccaccaccaccaccaccaccgctacCGCCAGGAACAATACAGTCAATGGGACCGGAGGGACGCCACTCCATGTCAGCACCTTGCAT GTGGCCGAGACACGCTGCAAGAAGGTGTGCACCTCCAAGTCGGACCTGCGCACCAACGACTTCAGCATCGTGGGCTCGCTCCCGCGGGACTTTGAGCTGTCGAACTTTGACTGCTACGGGAAGCCCATCGAGACAAGCGGCGGCGCGGGAAAATCACAAGCCAAGAACAACAAGAAACCCCCTCCCCCGAAACCTGTCATCCCGTCGGCCGCCAAGAGGGTCGACTTGTACGCGCGAGCTCTCTTCCCCTTCTCCTTTCTCTTCTTCAACGTCATCTACTGGTCTATTTACTTGTGA